The sequence ATACCTTCATTGCTGAAAGGTACACTGGATTTTAATGTAATCTCAATTTCATCACCCTTAATGTCTGTTCCTTGAACTGGCTCACCAACTTTAAATTTAGAATATTTCTGATAAACCATGCCTGTAGTTGCATTATTTAAATAATAATTAAATATTTCTGTAACATCATCTCCTGATAATATCACATCATATTTTCCTGTAGTTGGAGCATTTTTACTCTTATCTCTATATCCTGTATTAAGGATTGCCTCCTTAACCTTTAAAGCTAAGTCTTCTTCATCCAATTCACCATAATTAAATGTGTTATGAACCTCAACATCATTTTCCTCTACCCATTGAGTTACATATTCACCATCTATACTGTACTTTACATAAGAAGCATCTGCTCCTTTAGAAGAAACTATTCTCTTAGTTGTTTTATTGACAAATATCTCTGAAGAATTCACAAAACCTTTTTCAAAAGTATCATACTTATATAAAGCATTTTTAACTCTTAATGCTGCCTCTTCTAATGACATTTCTGATAAGTTACTGCTTTTTACTACAGCTTCACCCTTATATCCATTTGGTAAACTATAAGTTTTATTTTTCACAAAAGATGCAGCATAATAAGCATCTTTTATTACCATGTCAACTTCTGCCGCATCCATTGATGGATATATTTCTACTGTAGCATCACCTTTAAAT comes from Clostridium sp. TW13 and encodes:
- a CDS encoding metallopeptidase TldD-related protein — protein: MLEIILDSLKKNNVEEYIVTETHTEGVELYCIKKAIDMNRKKNLLSYKVNVFKEFKSEEDTFKGDATVEIYPSMDAAEVDMVIKDAYYAASFVKNKTYSLPNGYKGEAVVKSSNLSEMSLEEAALRVKNALYKYDTFEKGFVNSSEIFVNKTTKRIVSSKGADASYVKYSIDGEYVTQWVEENDVEVHNTFNYGELDEEDLALKVKEAILNTGYRDKSKNAPTTGKYDVILSGDDVTEIFNYYLNNATTGMVYQKYSKFKVGEPVQGTDIKGDEIEITLKSSVPFSNEGIELKDRELVKDKKLQTLYGSFKFADYLGLEPIGSYNGAFVKGGKTSFEEMFKEGTLHILKFSDFQIDVLTGDFGGEIRLALLKQGDKLIPLTGGSLSASIKDVQGNVVLSKELQKDDHFELPKAIKFSNVAISGE